GATCGCCGTAGCGATCGGCCTCTTGGAGATACCACTTCCCCTGCTGGAAAGCCGTAATCACCAGCGGAGCCGTCTTAGCTTGCAAAATGCTGTCTTCGAGCGCGTGACACAGCGCCACCAGCGTGTTTTTGTAGTAGACACCGTAGCTAAAAGGTGCCTGATTTTTTGGGCCAGTTTCCCGAGCCAACGCCAGCCGCTGGAGAATAGAGCCTTCCAACATTGTTTAATTACAATCCACGCACTACAGCCGATCCTTCGCCCAATCTAAGGCAAAACTCTCCCCAAGGGCTTCCCACAAAGGTTGAGTTTTGCGACTTTTATCCCGTGAAAACACCTTCCTTTTCGCCCGCCCAGGAGCATCAAGAAAGACCCTAACGACTCGCGATCGCCGTCTGCTTCTCCGGTAGCGGAGCGCTCAGAGCCGTCTCGAGATCCGTCGTTCCCAAGCGCCGCTCCAAAATCGCCATCACCTCGCGCCCAAAATCATCGGGGTTACGCTGCCAGGCCTGGAGGCACACCTCTCCAAAGAATGCCCCCATCGGCTCTGGATTCCACAGGAGCTTTTTGGCCGTCCAGGGCATCAGGCTCATTGGATCGTAGCCAGGCTTGAGGATGTCGTTTTTGAACGCATACTCTTCGAGGTGCGTGTGGGGCTGCAGGCCAATGAAGAAGATCGCTGGCTCCACCTTGTCCGCACCAAAAATTCGCTCCAGCTCCCGGTGATAAGCCACGGTCTGACGAATCGTCTCGGGGCGCTCATCGATGACGTTGAAGGAGTAGTTCACCGACACTAGGTCGTTGAAACCCGACGCCTTGAGGTCGCGGCAGTTTTCGAGCACCGTGCGCAGGTTGTAGCCCATGCGCATCTTGCGCACCAGCTCCTGGGAGCCGCTGGTGATGCCGATTTCGAAGTAGTTCATCCCGGTCTTGACCATGAGGTCGCACAGTTCCGGGTTGAGGTTGTCGGCGCGAATGTAGGCCGCCCAGTGGATGTCGGTCATCCCGGAGGCCTGGATCTTCTCGAGCAGCTCGCTGGCGTCGTCCATGTAGCGGCGCGCCGGGATGAACTGGGCATCGGTGAACCAGAAGTTGCGCACGCCGCGATCGTAGAGCTGCCGCATTTCCTTGACCACCTCGTCGGCGGGGTTAATGCGGACCTGCTTGCCTTCAATGACGGTGTAGACGCAGTAGCAGCAGTTGTGAGGGCAGCCGCGCTTGGTTTGGACGCCGATGTAGAAGTCGCTGTCCTGGAGATAGTACTGAAACTCTGGCCAGACGGCTTCGATGTAGTCGTAGTTGCAGGCGGTTTTTTCCAGGGGGCTGGGGGGCTCGTGAATCAGGCGATCGCGGGGTTTGTCTTCGCCAGCCACATAGCAGCGCTCGCTGCGAAACTCTTGGCCCCGGAGCAGTTTTTCGAGCAGGGTTTCCCCTTCCCCCACCGAAACAATCGTGCCCGCTGGCAGCTTGTCCCCGAGCTGCTCATAGAACACACTGACGGCACCGCCGCCCACCACTGAGCGAGCCTGGGGGTTGTAGCGCTGGGCTCGCTTCATACCGCGCTTGATCAGGCCTAGGTTGCGCCACAGCTCGGTGTAGTAGGCCGTGGTGACC
This genomic stretch from Geitlerinema sp. PCC 7407 harbors:
- a CDS encoding photosystem II high light acclimation radical SAM protein: MENRILYVRLPCNPIFPIGVVYLADHVHKLFPDVEQSILDLGTVPPLDFAKALDRHIDQFKPDLLVFSWRDIQIYAPVGGRGGNPLQNAFEFYYARNPFIKLRGALGGLKVTTAYYTELWRNLGLIKRGMKRAQRYNPQARSVVGGGAVSVFYEQLGDKLPAGTIVSVGEGETLLEKLLRGQEFRSERCYVAGEDKPRDRLIHEPPSPLEKTACNYDYIEAVWPEFQYYLQDSDFYIGVQTKRGCPHNCCYCVYTVIEGKQVRINPADEVVKEMRQLYDRGVRNFWFTDAQFIPARRYMDDASELLEKIQASGMTDIHWAAYIRADNLNPELCDLMVKTGMNYFEIGITSGSQELVRKMRMGYNLRTVLENCRDLKASGFNDLVSVNYSFNVIDERPETIRQTVAYHRELERIFGADKVEPAIFFIGLQPHTHLEEYAFKNDILKPGYDPMSLMPWTAKKLLWNPEPMGAFFGEVCLQAWQRNPDDFGREVMAILERRLGTTDLETALSAPLPEKQTAIASR